From Candidatus Beckwithbacteria bacterium:
AGAATATGGTTGTACATTAACGTAGGGCACGCCAAAGAGTTTTTTGAGTCGGTTCTGAGCTAAGGTTTCGATCTGATCAATAATTTGGTTACCTTCGTAGTAACGTCGACCAGGATAACCTTCAGAGTATTTTGAGCTTAAAACCGAAGATAACACTTGAGAAACCTCTGGAGAAATATGATTTTCCGAAGGAATCAAGCCTATCATTTCTTTTTGGCGTTTAGCTTCTTGCTTAATCAGGTCAAAGATTTTGTCCGACATGGTTTTTTTGTCATCCCGAGCAACGTCGAGGGATCTTATCAATAAGATTTCTCCACTTCGGTCGAAATGACAAGGTATTCACTTTTAACTTGAGCCAATATGGCACAAGCATCATAATTTTGCAATTGTTAATTTACACAGCAACTCTTTTCCTCTTGCTCTTATCTTGCTAACTTGTTACATTTAGGCCGTTACAAATTTTTACAAAAAAACTTATGTCCAGACCACGCCACCCTGAATATCAATATCTCGATCTATTAGACGACATTATGAAACATGGAGTTGAGAAGATTAGTCACTCAACTGGCATGGGTTTGCGCAGTGTTTTTGGCCGCCAAATTCGTTTTGATCTATCTAAAGGTTTTCCACTTTTAACCACTAAAAAAGTCTATTTAAAAGGGATTATTCATGAACTGCTTTGGTTTATTTCTGGCAGTTCTAATATTACCTACATGACTCGGAACAATGTCCATATTTGGGATGATTGGGCGTATAAAAATTACAAAGTGGCTATGGAACTAGGTAAGGTCAAAAAAATGGAGATGCCGGAATTTGTCCAAAAAATAGTTGATGATGATGCTTTTGCTAAAAAATGGGGCGAGATTGGCCCAGTTTATGGTGCTCAATGGCGGCGTTGGCCAACTGGCGACGGTCGACATATTGATCAACTCAAATGGGCTATTGATAAAATTAAAGAAAAGCCTCATAAAAAGCACTACATCATTTCAGCCTGGAATGCAGCTTATATCTATGAAATGGCTAAAACCCGCGAAGATTCTATGGTAATTGCCCCCTGTCATACGTTTTTCCATATCAATATTGATGAGAGCAACCATAAGCTATCTTTACAAATGTATCAGCGCAGCGCTGACTCTTTTTTGGGAGTACCATTTAATATTGCCAGTTATGCTCTACTAACTATGATGCTGGCTCAAGTTACTGGTTATAAGCCCGGAGATTTTGTCCATACCTTTGGCGATATTCATGTCTACCACAATCATTTTAAACAAGTTCGGCAACAGTTGAAGCGTAAACCTCGCAAACTACCCATTATGAGAATCAACCCTAAAATCAAAGATATTGATAAATTTACCTACGAAGATTTTGAAATTGTGGGCTATAACCCTCACCCAGCTATCAAAGGCGAGATTACCGTGGTAGGTGGGTTTTAATTTTACAAATCCGCTGTATTTGGTGCTGGATCCTGGTGATATGGCAAATTATGTTGTAAACAATACTGCGCCCGCTGGAGTTCAGTTCCAATATACATGGCATGATCAGCCATAGAAATATAGCCCCAATCACTAATTTTCCATACTAGCTCAAGGGCTTTTTTGCCTTGCCAGCTTTTA
This genomic window contains:
- the thyA gene encoding thymidylate synthase; its protein translation is MSRPRHPEYQYLDLLDDIMKHGVEKISHSTGMGLRSVFGRQIRFDLSKGFPLLTTKKVYLKGIIHELLWFISGSSNITYMTRNNVHIWDDWAYKNYKVAMELGKVKKMEMPEFVQKIVDDDAFAKKWGEIGPVYGAQWRRWPTGDGRHIDQLKWAIDKIKEKPHKKHYIISAWNAAYIYEMAKTREDSMVIAPCHTFFHINIDESNHKLSLQMYQRSADSFLGVPFNIASYALLTMMLAQVTGYKPGDFVHTFGDIHVYHNHFKQVRQQLKRKPRKLPIMRINPKIKDIDKFTYEDFEIVGYNPHPAIKGEITVVGGF